The proteins below come from a single Deinococcus budaensis genomic window:
- a CDS encoding acyl-CoA acyltransferase produces the protein MRPLEDVQVRAWGYPDREVLPATMFRIGAQTGAVVLAAYPAQDPAPSALPLGLAYGFPALRGGEVWHHSHLLAVVPEWRGSGAAVALKLAQRERVLAQGLTRMTWTFDPLIARNARLNLGKLGAHAVSYHPGWYALGDDRATAFPADRLMAEWDLTRPVAERPAPAPQGEWALEARGDFPSAPRLGLEGEKMLAELPLWAERLPDAARLAWRHALRETLGGYLERGYRVTDLAREGERAFYVLTR, from the coding sequence ATGCGCCCCCTGGAGGACGTGCAGGTGCGCGCCTGGGGCTACCCGGACCGCGAGGTGCTGCCCGCGACCATGTTCCGCATCGGGGCGCAGACCGGCGCGGTGGTGCTGGCGGCCTATCCGGCGCAGGACCCCGCGCCCTCCGCCCTTCCCCTGGGGCTGGCCTACGGCTTTCCGGCGCTGCGGGGCGGGGAGGTGTGGCACCACTCGCACCTGCTCGCTGTGGTGCCCGAGTGGCGCGGTTCGGGTGCCGCCGTGGCGCTGAAGCTCGCGCAACGGGAGCGGGTGCTCGCCCAGGGCCTGACCCGCATGACCTGGACCTTCGATCCGCTGATCGCGCGCAACGCCCGGCTCAACCTGGGCAAACTGGGCGCCCACGCCGTGAGCTACCACCCGGGCTGGTACGCGCTGGGCGACGACCGGGCGACCGCCTTTCCAGCCGACCGCCTGATGGCCGAGTGGGACCTCACCCGACCCGTGGCCGAGCGGCCTGCCCCGGCGCCGCAGGGAGAGTGGGCGCTGGAGGCGCGGGGTGACTTTCCCTCGGCCCCCCGGCTGGGGCTGGAAGGCGAGAAGATGCTGGCAGAGCTGCCGCTGTGGGCCGAGCGGCTGCCGGACGCGGCCCGGCTGGCCTGGCGCCACGCGCTGCGGGAGACGCTGGGCGGCTATCTGGAACGCGGGTACCGGGTGACCGACCTGGCCCGCGAGGGCGAGCGGGCGTTTTACGTGCTGACCCGCTGA
- a CDS encoding DUF4384 domain-containing protein, which produces MKKPVLFAVLTAALLAPLAAPAFAAPVISTQSIIVNPVETTLSARVWVDRDTSGTRTPTYRIGDRIRLFTTVNENAYVYLFNVNPDGSVDQILPNRLQSGGNYVRKGEVRAFPSSGDNFVFNVGGPAGLNRVLVVASRRALNLSELSTFRSGDSFATVKPQGSQQLAQALSIVVNPVEKPIPQQDWTSDTVTFNAVY; this is translated from the coding sequence ATGAAGAAGCCCGTCCTCTTTGCCGTCCTGACCGCTGCTCTTCTGGCCCCGCTTGCCGCGCCCGCCTTTGCTGCGCCCGTGATCAGCACTCAGAGCATTATCGTGAACCCGGTCGAGACCACCCTCTCGGCGCGCGTCTGGGTGGACCGCGACACCAGCGGCACGCGCACCCCGACCTACCGCATCGGCGACCGCATCCGGCTGTTCACCACCGTCAACGAGAACGCCTACGTCTACCTCTTCAATGTGAACCCCGACGGCAGCGTGGACCAGATTCTGCCCAACCGCCTCCAGAGCGGCGGCAACTACGTCCGCAAGGGCGAGGTCCGGGCCTTTCCCTCGTCGGGCGACAACTTCGTCTTTAACGTGGGTGGCCCGGCGGGGCTGAACCGGGTGCTGGTCGTCGCCAGCCGCCGGGCGCTCAACCTCTCGGAACTCAGCACCTTCCGGAGTGGCGACTCCTTTGCCACCGTCAAGCCGCAGGGCAGCCAGCAGCTCGCCCAGGCCCTGAGCATCGTGGTCAACCCGGTCGAGAAGCCGATCCCCCAGCAGGACTGGACCAGCGACACCGTGACCTTCAACGCCGTCTACTGA